The Streptomyces sp. NBC_00344 genome includes a window with the following:
- a CDS encoding 3-keto-5-aminohexanoate cleavage protein has protein sequence MHFHDDSLYPENQEPLVIQAAPYGPEWLPGDAEDLPLTMEEHVQAAVDCYNAGATVLHIHVRELDGHGSKRMSMFNELIGRLREAVPDMVLQIGGSISFAPEGEGDEAKWLSYDTRHLLADLDPKPDQVTIAINTSQMNIVEIMTDDDLQGTSIANPAMNKAYRDMVVEAGPDFYLEHLKRLHANSIQPHFQLATLAQLETVERLIRAGIHTGPLILNYVAIGGGFAGRHPADLIEFIRRTPDGAVLTIESSMRAVAPMNAIGIALGAHVRVGNEDNLWGRKGERISSVAQVEQMVRISENLGRDIATGLEARKIYRLGEYYADADETLAQLGMVPNRRAGQRGSMLRNPKI, from the coding sequence GTGCACTTCCACGACGACTCGCTCTATCCCGAGAACCAGGAGCCGCTGGTCATCCAGGCAGCGCCCTACGGACCCGAGTGGCTGCCCGGTGACGCCGAGGACCTCCCCCTCACCATGGAGGAGCACGTCCAGGCCGCCGTCGACTGCTACAACGCCGGCGCCACCGTGCTGCACATCCATGTGCGCGAGCTCGACGGTCACGGCTCCAAGCGGATGTCCATGTTCAACGAACTGATCGGTCGGCTGCGCGAGGCCGTGCCGGACATGGTCCTGCAGATCGGCGGATCGATCTCCTTCGCCCCCGAGGGCGAGGGCGACGAGGCGAAGTGGCTCAGCTACGACACCCGCCACCTGCTGGCCGATCTCGACCCCAAGCCCGACCAGGTGACGATCGCCATCAACACCAGCCAGATGAACATCGTCGAGATCATGACCGACGACGACCTCCAGGGCACGTCGATCGCGAACCCGGCCATGAACAAGGCGTACCGCGACATGGTCGTCGAGGCCGGACCGGACTTCTACCTGGAACACCTCAAGCGGCTCCACGCGAACAGCATCCAGCCGCACTTCCAACTCGCCACGCTGGCCCAGCTGGAGACCGTGGAGCGGCTGATCAGGGCCGGAATCCACACCGGCCCGCTGATCCTCAACTATGTGGCGATCGGCGGCGGCTTCGCCGGCCGGCACCCTGCCGACCTGATCGAGTTCATCCGCCGCACCCCGGACGGCGCCGTCCTCACCATCGAGAGCTCGATGCGCGCCGTGGCGCCGATGAACGCGATCGGGATCGCGCTCGGAGCACACGTGCGGGTCGGCAACGAGGACAACCTGTGGGGCCGCAAGGGCGAGCGCATCAGCTCGGTCGCACAGGTGGAGCAGATGGTCAGGATTTCGGAGAACCTCGGCCGCGACATCGCGACCGGGCTCGAGGCCAGGAAGATCTACCGGCTGGGCGAGTACTACGCGGACGCCGACGAGACCCTCGCCCAGCTCGGCATGGTGCCGAACCGGCGCGCCGGGCAACGCGGCTCCATGCTGCGCAACCCCAAGATCTGA
- a CDS encoding DsbA family protein → MIPANTTGPGDTLVQYGDPDPAHVLSVYADLRCPYCKRMENGLGAVMEEAADAGRFSIRYQFATLIDEGAGGTGSLEALAALGAAADEGQKPFMRYLHELYAEQPDESDDAFADRGRLLALADEIEALHTEDFRKKVRDGVYMPWAQRVSAAFETSSVPGTPTVLIDVTPVPVINPLGYAITAEAFLAQLPG, encoded by the coding sequence ATGATTCCGGCCAACACCACGGGCCCCGGTGACACGCTCGTCCAATACGGGGACCCCGATCCCGCGCACGTACTGAGCGTCTACGCCGACCTGCGCTGCCCCTATTGCAAGCGCATGGAGAACGGGCTCGGGGCGGTCATGGAGGAAGCCGCGGACGCGGGTCGCTTCAGCATCCGGTACCAGTTCGCCACGCTCATCGACGAAGGAGCGGGCGGCACCGGCTCCCTCGAGGCACTGGCGGCTCTGGGAGCGGCAGCCGACGAGGGGCAGAAGCCGTTCATGCGCTATCTGCACGAGCTGTACGCCGAACAGCCCGATGAGAGCGATGACGCGTTCGCCGACCGGGGGCGCCTGCTCGCGCTCGCCGACGAGATCGAGGCGCTGCACACCGAGGACTTCCGGAAGAAGGTCCGGGACGGCGTGTACATGCCGTGGGCGCAACGGGTCTCCGCCGCATTCGAGACGAGCAGCGTTCCCGGCACCCCCACGGTGCTCATCGACGTGACCCCGGTACCCGTCATCAATCCGCTGGGATACGCGATCACGGCGGAAGCCTTCCTCGCGCAGCTGCCCGGCTAG
- a CDS encoding MFS transporter yields MSIPTTADPAPGIDSPAPAVSRRYAWTVFALSFGLLLSDYMSRQVLNAVFPLLKAEWGLTDAKLGSLSGVVALAVALLTFPMSLLADRWGRVRSLVVAAVMWSLATLVCAVAAGYGEMFLGRLFVGIGEAAYGSIGIAVVLSVFPARLRATLSGAFIAGGAFGSVLGVALGGAIAQHFGWRWAFGVMAFFGLALAAAFAVVVTENRLDPRRDASDDRPEEHAKARLRSLLPQLFSSVSVVSAYVGSGLQLFIPGALLAWLPSFFNRYYHMPTAKAGVTAGLFALLIGAGMIIGGAVADRIGRTLQIRRWATAIVCSFLSLVLLTAAFRATTGTAQMLLLAAGALVSGATAGPAAAMVANLTPGAISSTAFGTLTLANSLLGLAPGSAVTGMVADHLGLLGALRLVPLIAAVPALAFVVGRRYYERDITRLTALAAPAPAQAAAATA; encoded by the coding sequence ATGAGTATCCCAACCACGGCGGATCCGGCGCCCGGGATCGACTCCCCAGCACCGGCTGTCTCCCGGCGCTACGCCTGGACTGTTTTCGCCCTGAGTTTCGGGCTGCTGCTGTCCGACTACATGTCGCGGCAGGTACTCAATGCGGTCTTCCCGTTGCTGAAGGCGGAATGGGGTCTCACCGACGCGAAGCTGGGCTCGCTCAGCGGCGTGGTGGCGCTGGCTGTCGCTCTGCTGACTTTCCCGATGTCCCTCCTGGCGGACCGTTGGGGGCGGGTGCGCAGTCTGGTGGTCGCCGCAGTGATGTGGAGCCTGGCCACGCTCGTCTGCGCAGTGGCGGCCGGCTACGGGGAGATGTTCCTCGGCCGGCTGTTCGTCGGCATCGGTGAGGCCGCGTACGGCAGCATCGGCATCGCGGTCGTCCTCAGCGTCTTCCCGGCCCGCCTCAGGGCCACCCTCTCCGGGGCGTTCATCGCCGGAGGAGCGTTCGGCTCGGTGCTGGGCGTGGCGCTCGGCGGCGCGATCGCGCAGCACTTCGGCTGGCGCTGGGCGTTCGGCGTGATGGCGTTCTTCGGACTTGCCCTGGCCGCGGCCTTCGCCGTGGTCGTCACCGAGAACCGGCTCGACCCGCGACGGGACGCCTCCGACGACCGCCCCGAGGAGCATGCCAAGGCCCGGCTGCGGTCCCTCCTGCCGCAGCTCTTCTCCTCGGTCTCGGTGGTCAGCGCCTATGTCGGCAGCGGCCTCCAACTGTTCATACCCGGGGCGCTGCTGGCCTGGCTGCCCAGCTTCTTCAACCGCTACTACCACATGCCCACCGCCAAGGCGGGTGTGACCGCCGGCCTGTTCGCGCTCCTCATCGGGGCCGGCATGATCATCGGCGGTGCCGTCGCCGACCGCATCGGCCGGACGCTACAGATCCGTAGGTGGGCCACGGCGATAGTCTGCAGCTTCCTTTCCCTCGTCCTGCTGACGGCAGCCTTCCGCGCAACGACCGGCACGGCGCAGATGCTCCTGCTCGCAGCAGGAGCTCTGGTGTCGGGAGCAACGGCCGGCCCGGCCGCCGCGATGGTGGCCAACCTGACCCCAGGAGCCATCTCCAGTACGGCCTTCGGCACCCTGACCCTGGCCAACAGTCTGCTCGGGCTGGCCCCGGGGTCAGCGGTGACCGGCATGGTCGCGGACCACCTCGGACTGCTCGGTGCGCTGAGGCTGGTGCCGCTGATCGCAGCCGTCCCCGCGCTGGCCTTCGTGGTCGGGCGCCGGTACTACGAGCGCGACATCACCCGGCTGACCGCCCTCGCCGCCCCTGCGCCCGCCCAGGCAGCGGCGGCGACCGCATGA
- a CDS encoding long-chain-fatty-acid--CoA ligase codes for MTNLATYLVHAAQEHGGRVAVCEFEAVLTYAELDDASARVASLLRADGVQPGDRVALVMPNITSFPIAYYGILRAGAIVVPMNPLLKAREMAFVLRDSGARTVVTSPMAAEEAAQAAAEAGAESLVMGSAAFDAVLWAVSPMPAVANRAADDTAVILYTSGTTGTPKGAELTHRNLISNTVTAVETLLTVGPHDVLFGGLPLFHAFGQTCALNAAIAAGAALALLPRFDPRQALEIMHRDRVTVFLGVPTMYTALLRTGIPDGSDLSQLRLAVSGGSALPVEILHAFERDFGVIVLEGYGLSETSPVTSFNHPGRPRKPGAIGLPIRGVEMTLVSPQGTPVKTGEVGEIAIRGENIMKGYWNRPEATAEAFHDGWFHSGDLARVDEEGFYFIVDRKKDLIIRGGYNVYPREIEEVLYEHPAVAEAAVVGVHHDLHGEEVAAVVALRDGSEATAAQIRDFVRERVAAYKYPRIVTFTDQLPKGATGKILKREIVVERLEALVGRCEWAATAAGSKSGAIAASPSAQDS; via the coding sequence ATGACCAACCTCGCCACGTACCTGGTGCACGCCGCCCAGGAGCACGGCGGCCGAGTCGCCGTATGCGAGTTCGAGGCCGTCCTGACGTACGCGGAACTGGACGACGCGAGCGCCCGAGTGGCGTCGCTGCTCCGCGCCGACGGCGTCCAGCCCGGCGACCGGGTCGCACTGGTCATGCCCAACATCACCTCCTTCCCGATCGCGTATTACGGCATCCTCCGCGCCGGTGCCATCGTGGTGCCGATGAACCCGCTCCTCAAGGCGCGGGAGATGGCGTTCGTGCTCCGCGACTCCGGTGCGCGGACGGTGGTGACGTCCCCGATGGCCGCGGAGGAGGCCGCCCAGGCCGCAGCGGAGGCCGGGGCCGAAAGCCTGGTGATGGGCTCGGCGGCGTTCGATGCCGTGCTGTGGGCCGTGTCGCCGATGCCAGCCGTCGCCAACCGGGCGGCGGACGACACGGCGGTGATCCTCTACACCTCCGGCACAACCGGCACGCCGAAAGGCGCCGAGCTCACGCACCGCAATCTCATCAGCAACACGGTCACCGCGGTCGAGACGCTGCTGACGGTGGGTCCGCACGACGTGCTGTTCGGCGGGCTTCCCCTGTTTCACGCATTCGGGCAGACCTGTGCCCTCAACGCCGCGATCGCCGCAGGAGCGGCCCTGGCCCTGCTGCCGCGGTTCGATCCGCGCCAGGCGCTGGAGATCATGCACCGGGACCGGGTCACCGTCTTCCTCGGCGTGCCCACCATGTACACCGCCTTGCTCCGGACCGGGATCCCCGACGGCTCCGACCTCTCGCAGCTCCGGCTGGCCGTGTCCGGCGGTTCGGCGCTGCCCGTCGAGATCCTGCACGCGTTCGAGCGGGACTTCGGCGTGATCGTGCTGGAGGGGTACGGGCTGTCGGAGACCTCCCCGGTGACCTCGTTCAACCATCCGGGACGGCCTCGCAAGCCCGGGGCGATCGGGCTGCCCATCCGAGGCGTCGAGATGACCCTCGTGTCGCCGCAAGGGACCCCGGTGAAAACCGGCGAGGTCGGCGAGATCGCGATCCGCGGCGAGAACATCATGAAGGGCTACTGGAACCGTCCCGAGGCGACCGCCGAGGCATTTCACGACGGGTGGTTCCACAGCGGCGACCTCGCACGCGTCGACGAGGAGGGCTTCTACTTCATTGTCGATCGCAAGAAGGACCTCATCATCCGCGGCGGGTACAACGTCTACCCACGGGAGATCGAAGAGGTGCTGTACGAGCACCCCGCGGTGGCCGAAGCTGCGGTCGTCGGCGTGCACCACGACCTGCACGGGGAGGAGGTGGCCGCCGTTGTCGCCCTGCGGGACGGCAGCGAGGCCACGGCGGCCCAGATCCGTGACTTCGTCAGGGAACGGGTGGCCGCCTACAAGTACCCCAGGATCGTCACGTTCACCGACCAGCTCCCCAAGGGCGCGACAGGCAAGATCCTCAAGCGCGAGATCGTCGTCGAGCGCCTGGAGGCTTTGGTGGGGCGCTGCGAGTGGGCAGCGACGGCGGCCGGATCGAAGTCCGGCGCCATCGCCGCGTCCCCCTCCGCCCAGGACTCGTAA
- a CDS encoding alpha/beta fold hydrolase — MDDHSVVDVGDVRLAYRAWGDPFGAPVVLLHGLGGSSADWEATGQALGDEWRVYALDLRGHGESDWPDEYSFELMRDDVFGFLNELDLDRVGVVGHSMGGVVGYLLAQEHPDRVERLVLEETPPPFSREMPESARPDGPVDYDWNVVPAIRGQVGDPDPEWADRLDEIVAPTLMVTGGPDSSMPQDRIPDMAARIPDSRTIMIPVGHNVHALEPGQFAAAVSDFFTS, encoded by the coding sequence ATGGACGATCACTCTGTAGTCGATGTCGGCGATGTGCGGCTGGCCTACCGCGCCTGGGGAGACCCCTTCGGGGCGCCGGTGGTGCTGTTGCACGGACTCGGTGGTTCCTCCGCGGACTGGGAGGCGACCGGCCAGGCGCTCGGCGACGAGTGGCGGGTGTACGCGCTCGACCTGCGCGGACACGGCGAGAGTGACTGGCCGGACGAGTACTCGTTCGAGCTGATGCGGGACGACGTATTCGGTTTTCTCAACGAGCTGGACCTGGACCGGGTGGGTGTCGTCGGGCACTCGATGGGCGGGGTCGTCGGATATCTGCTCGCCCAGGAGCACCCTGACCGGGTGGAGCGGCTCGTCCTCGAGGAGACCCCGCCGCCGTTCTCCCGGGAGATGCCGGAATCGGCACGCCCCGATGGGCCGGTCGACTACGACTGGAACGTGGTGCCCGCCATCAGGGGCCAGGTCGGGGACCCCGATCCGGAGTGGGCCGACCGGCTGGACGAGATCGTCGCCCCGACACTGATGGTCACCGGCGGACCCGACAGCTCCATGCCGCAGGACCGCATCCCCGACATGGCGGCGCGGATCCCCGACTCCCGCACGATCATGATTCCGGTGGGCCACAACGTGCACGCTCTGGAGCCGGGGCAGTTCGCCGCGGCCGTCAGCGACTTCTTCACGAGCTGA
- a CDS encoding TauD/TfdA dioxygenase family protein: MTQISTPNPAAPALVRPEVRRSIKTEPLTCTIGAELFGVNLADAAHDDDLFAELRELLLKYKVLFLRGQDITRAEHVAFASRFGPLEAHPVSGSDPDNPGLVRIYKDLDSAPEPYENALHTDGTWRENPSMGAVLRCQETPPVGGDTVWVNMVEAYRRLPEHIKTQIRGLRARHSIEASFGAVMSEERRHALTAQYPDAEHPVVRTHPETGEEILFVNSFATHFTNYHTPQNVRFGIDYAPGASNLLTYLLSQASVPEYQVRWRWQPNSFAIWDNRSTQHYAVQDYWPAVRRMERAGIVGDRPF, from the coding sequence ATGACCCAGATCAGCACCCCGAACCCGGCCGCTCCCGCCCTTGTCCGGCCGGAAGTCCGCCGCTCGATCAAGACCGAGCCGCTGACCTGCACCATCGGCGCCGAGCTGTTCGGCGTGAACCTCGCAGACGCCGCACACGACGACGACCTGTTCGCCGAGCTCCGGGAGCTGCTCCTGAAGTACAAGGTGCTGTTCCTGCGGGGCCAGGACATCACCCGTGCCGAACACGTCGCCTTCGCCTCGCGGTTCGGCCCGCTGGAGGCCCACCCGGTGTCCGGCAGCGATCCCGACAACCCCGGGCTGGTCCGCATCTACAAGGACCTGGACAGCGCGCCCGAGCCCTACGAGAACGCCCTGCACACCGACGGGACGTGGCGCGAGAACCCGTCGATGGGTGCCGTGCTGCGCTGTCAGGAGACACCACCGGTGGGCGGGGACACCGTCTGGGTCAACATGGTCGAGGCCTACCGCAGGCTGCCGGAGCACATCAAGACGCAGATCCGCGGTCTGCGGGCCCGGCACAGCATCGAGGCGTCGTTCGGCGCGGTGATGTCCGAGGAACGCCGCCACGCCCTGACGGCCCAGTACCCGGACGCGGAGCACCCCGTGGTGCGGACCCACCCGGAGACCGGCGAGGAGATCCTCTTCGTCAACAGCTTCGCCACCCATTTCACGAACTACCACACGCCGCAGAACGTCCGCTTCGGCATCGACTACGCGCCAGGGGCGAGCAACCTGCTGACCTACCTGCTCAGCCAGGCCTCGGTGCCCGAGTACCAGGTCCGCTGGCGCTGGCAGCCGAACAGTTTCGCCATCTGGGACAACCGCTCCACGCAGCACTACGCCGTCCAGGACTACTGGCCGGCCGTCCGCCGGATGGAGCGCGCCGGAATCGTCGGCGACCGGCCTTTCTGA
- a CDS encoding quinone oxidoreductase family protein: protein MAHAIRFHETGGPEVLRWEEVTVGDPGPGNVRIRHEAVGLNFADTYFRTGLYPAPLPAGLGVEAAGVIEAVGEGVAGFAEGDRVTYTGSPLGAYSTERVMPPGSMIKLPDEISFETAAAMTMRGLTSSYLLRRIHPLKPGDTVLLHAAAGGVGLMVCQWAKLLGLTVIGTVSTEEKAELARAHGCDHIVYYRRENVAERVRELTGGAGVPVVFDSVGATTYAGSLASLQRRGLLVCFGTASGPVPPIDAMQLAIHGSAFVTRPALADYIADPAERAELAGELFAHVASGRIKIEINQRYSLEEAPQAHRELESGRTTGSSVFVL, encoded by the coding sequence GTGGCACACGCCATCCGCTTCCACGAGACCGGCGGCCCCGAGGTACTGCGCTGGGAGGAGGTCACCGTCGGTGACCCGGGTCCCGGCAATGTGCGGATCCGCCACGAAGCGGTCGGGCTGAACTTCGCCGACACCTACTTCCGCACCGGGCTCTACCCGGCTCCGCTCCCCGCCGGACTCGGCGTGGAGGCCGCGGGCGTGATCGAGGCGGTGGGCGAGGGCGTCGCCGGCTTCGCCGAGGGCGACCGGGTGACCTACACCGGCAGCCCGCTCGGGGCCTACAGCACCGAACGGGTCATGCCCCCGGGCTCGATGATCAAGCTGCCGGACGAGATCAGCTTCGAGACGGCCGCCGCGATGACCATGCGCGGCCTCACCTCCTCGTACCTGCTGCGCAGGATCCACCCCCTGAAGCCCGGCGACACGGTGCTGCTGCACGCGGCGGCGGGCGGCGTCGGGCTCATGGTCTGCCAGTGGGCCAAACTGCTGGGCCTCACGGTGATCGGCACCGTGTCCACCGAGGAGAAAGCAGAGCTCGCCCGCGCCCACGGCTGTGACCACATCGTGTACTACCGGCGGGAGAACGTGGCCGAGCGGGTACGCGAGCTGACGGGTGGCGCCGGTGTGCCGGTGGTGTTCGACAGCGTCGGGGCGACCACCTACGCCGGTTCGCTCGCCTCGCTGCAGCGGCGCGGCCTGCTGGTCTGCTTCGGCACCGCCTCCGGTCCCGTGCCGCCGATCGACGCCATGCAGCTCGCGATCCACGGATCGGCCTTCGTGACCCGCCCGGCCCTGGCCGACTACATCGCCGATCCGGCGGAGCGCGCCGAACTGGCGGGCGAGCTGTTCGCCCATGTCGCCTCCGGGCGCATCAAGATCGAGATCAACCAGCGCTACTCCCTCGAGGAAGCGCCCCAGGCGCACCGCGAACTGGAGAGCGGCCGAACGACCGGATCCTCCGTCTTCGTTCTCTGA
- a CDS encoding TIGR03086 family metal-binding protein, with amino-acid sequence MDSQQDAGALLDFGPAARHIEELAGRISDGQMDDPTPCPDYAVRELLAHVAGLTAAFCGAAGKDFGANTDTAPGTTRPVLEADWRTVLPRQLNELVAAWRDPAAWEGETRAGGFTMPASIAGRVALNELVIHGWDLARATGQEYSADRASLGVSFGMLEPADAIGRGTAFGPVVEVPEDAPFVDRVIGLSGRDPRWKA; translated from the coding sequence ATGGACTCACAGCAGGACGCGGGCGCCCTTCTCGACTTCGGCCCGGCGGCCCGCCACATCGAGGAGCTGGCCGGTCGCATCAGCGACGGGCAGATGGACGACCCCACCCCCTGCCCCGACTACGCCGTCCGGGAGCTGCTGGCCCATGTGGCTGGGCTGACAGCGGCCTTCTGCGGCGCCGCCGGCAAGGATTTCGGGGCGAACACCGACACTGCCCCCGGCACGACTCGGCCGGTACTCGAAGCGGACTGGCGGACCGTTCTGCCCCGGCAGCTGAACGAGCTGGTCGCCGCCTGGCGCGATCCGGCCGCCTGGGAAGGCGAGACCCGGGCGGGCGGCTTCACCATGCCGGCCTCGATCGCCGGGCGGGTCGCGCTGAACGAGCTGGTCATCCACGGCTGGGATCTCGCCCGCGCCACCGGACAGGAGTACTCCGCGGACAGGGCGAGCCTCGGGGTGTCCTTCGGGATGCTGGAGCCGGCCGACGCCATCGGACGGGGGACCGCCTTCGGCCCGGTCGTGGAGGTCCCCGAGGACGCCCCGTTCGTCGACCGGGTGATCGGACTCAGCGGTCGCGACCCCCGGTGGAAGGCCTGA
- a CDS encoding AraC family transcriptional regulator, which translates to MRPLVRTAALNGYVELSRSLGADPQVLMQRVGLDVAALTLQDRWISGAAVVRLLELSAADSGSQDFGLRMSELRRLGSLGPISLALREEPDVRSVLELLLRHEHMYNEALHARLSEREGLATLKVGLDLGEALEARQATELAVGAFHLVLRTFLGPQWLPLSVYFAHGAPADCGTHRRIFGPAVEFDQEFNGVIFYASDLDSPNTPSDPLLRNYARQYFEAIAVPRDADTVDRVRELIEILLPTGRCSVDHVARSLGVDRRSVHRRLAYSGETFSSLLNSARIRLAEQFVANPRRSLTEISDLLGFSAASAFSRWFREQFGCSPREWRRRATTGSDLTRTDPH; encoded by the coding sequence ATGAGACCGCTTGTTCGCACTGCGGCACTCAACGGCTATGTGGAGTTGAGCCGTTCGCTGGGAGCCGATCCGCAGGTGTTGATGCAGCGCGTGGGCCTGGACGTCGCCGCTCTCACCTTGCAGGACCGGTGGATCTCCGGTGCGGCCGTAGTCCGCCTGCTGGAACTCTCGGCTGCCGACTCCGGAAGTCAGGACTTCGGCCTGCGGATGTCCGAGCTCCGGCGCCTCGGCAGTCTCGGCCCCATCAGCCTCGCCCTCCGCGAGGAGCCGGACGTCCGCAGTGTGCTGGAGCTGCTGCTGCGCCATGAGCACATGTACAACGAGGCACTGCATGCCCGCCTCTCCGAGCGGGAGGGCCTGGCCACTCTCAAGGTGGGACTTGACCTCGGCGAGGCGTTGGAGGCCCGGCAGGCCACCGAGCTGGCCGTGGGTGCGTTCCACCTGGTGCTGCGCACGTTCCTGGGCCCCCAATGGCTGCCTCTCTCCGTGTACTTCGCCCATGGTGCGCCGGCGGACTGCGGTACGCATCGGCGGATTTTCGGCCCGGCGGTGGAATTCGACCAGGAATTCAACGGAGTCATTTTCTACGCGAGCGATCTCGACTCGCCCAACACACCGTCCGACCCGCTGCTCAGGAACTATGCCCGGCAGTACTTCGAGGCCATCGCGGTCCCGAGGGACGCCGACACAGTGGACCGGGTGCGCGAGCTGATCGAGATCCTGTTGCCGACGGGGCGGTGCTCGGTGGACCATGTCGCCCGTAGCCTGGGCGTGGACCGGCGCAGCGTCCACCGGCGCCTCGCATACTCGGGTGAGACATTCTCGTCACTCCTCAACTCGGCGCGCATCCGGCTGGCCGAGCAGTTTGTGGCGAACCCGCGCCGCTCCCTCACGGAGATCTCCGATCTGCTGGGCTTCTCTGCAGCCAGTGCCTTCTCCCGCTGGTTCCGGGAGCAGTTCGGATGCAGCCCCAGGGAGTGGCGCCGCCGGGCGACGACCGGGTCCGACCTCACGAGGACCGACCCCCACTGA
- a CDS encoding chitosanase has translation MNVPHRNTTARRRRIITRTVLGLALVAVPATAFAANSSDITTSSHRIAAAAATGLDDPAKKELAMELVSSAENSSLDWKGQYKYIEDIGDGRGYTAGIIGFCSGTGDMLDLVQLYTDREPGNPLARYLPALRKVNGSDSHSGLGSGFESAWKTAAKDTAFQTAQNDERDRVYFDPAVEQGKTDGIGVLGQFAYYDAIVMHGDGDDDTGFGAIRKRALAKAKPPSQGGDEVTYLNAFLDARVWAMQQEEAHSDTSRVDTEQRVFLNKGNLGLTPPLDWKVYGDPYHIG, from the coding sequence GTGAACGTCCCCCACCGCAACACCACGGCACGCCGCAGGAGAATCATCACGCGCACGGTGCTCGGACTGGCCCTGGTCGCCGTACCCGCCACCGCCTTCGCGGCCAACTCATCGGATATCACGACGAGTTCGCACCGGATCGCCGCGGCAGCGGCGACCGGCCTCGACGACCCGGCGAAGAAGGAGCTCGCCATGGAGCTCGTCTCCAGCGCGGAGAACTCCTCGCTGGACTGGAAGGGGCAGTACAAGTACATCGAGGACATCGGTGACGGTCGCGGATACACCGCCGGCATCATCGGCTTCTGCTCCGGCACCGGCGACATGCTGGATCTGGTGCAGCTGTACACCGACCGCGAACCGGGCAACCCGCTCGCCAGGTACCTCCCGGCGCTCCGCAAGGTGAACGGCAGCGACTCGCATTCCGGACTCGGCTCCGGTTTCGAGAGCGCCTGGAAGACCGCGGCCAAGGACACCGCCTTCCAGACCGCGCAGAACGACGAGCGTGACCGGGTCTACTTCGACCCGGCGGTCGAGCAGGGCAAGACGGACGGCATCGGTGTGCTCGGCCAGTTCGCGTACTACGACGCCATCGTGATGCACGGTGACGGCGACGACGACACCGGTTTCGGCGCGATACGCAAGCGCGCGCTGGCCAAGGCCAAGCCGCCGTCGCAGGGCGGTGACGAGGTGACGTACCTCAACGCCTTCCTCGACGCCCGGGTCTGGGCGATGCAGCAGGAGGAGGCGCACAGCGACACCAGCCGGGTGGACACCGAGCAGCGTGTCTTCCTGAACAAGGGCAACCTCGGCCTGACTCCGCCGCTGGACTGGAAGGTCTACGGCGACCCGTACCACATCGGCTGA